The Clostridioides sp. ES-S-0010-02 genome window below encodes:
- a CDS encoding type I CRISPR-associated protein Cas7 — MNKRVYGVLGIKSVMSNWNADFSGYPKTISTGEIFGSDKALKFPMKKMWENEGEKVLYIKSLKIDESKKGEIKVRPKSLKERYEELFDIEDLKVEKNQQNVLENLFKAIDVKNFGATFAEVGNNIGITGAVQIGQGFNKYEDSNVEEQQILSPFRDPKAKDKKKSTNEEEKEDANSTTLGKKIVSDEAHYFYPFSINPKAYEAFVSMGVTEGYTENDYKKFKEVALVSATAFNTNSKIGCENEFAIFIETNEEVYLPDLTQYIAFKKKENENDLISLNMIDLMIDLAEEINSIEIYYNPYKTEIKPSKEKIASKLDKVKFINIFTRKEV; from the coding sequence ATGAATAAGAGAGTATATGGGGTGTTAGGAATAAAATCTGTAATGTCAAATTGGAATGCTGATTTTTCTGGATATCCAAAAACTATATCAACAGGAGAAATTTTTGGAAGTGACAAAGCTCTTAAATTTCCTATGAAGAAAATGTGGGAAAATGAAGGTGAAAAAGTATTATATATAAAGTCATTAAAAATAGATGAATCTAAGAAAGGAGAAATCAAAGTCAGACCAAAGTCACTAAAAGAGAGATATGAAGAATTGTTTGATATAGAAGATTTAAAGGTAGAAAAAAATCAACAAAATGTGTTAGAAAATTTATTTAAAGCTATTGATGTCAAAAACTTTGGAGCTACATTTGCAGAAGTAGGAAATAATATAGGAATTACAGGAGCAGTACAAATTGGTCAAGGATTTAATAAGTATGAAGATAGCAATGTCGAAGAGCAACAAATACTTTCTCCATTTAGAGACCCAAAAGCTAAAGATAAGAAAAAATCGACAAATGAAGAAGAAAAGGAAGATGCTAATTCAACTACTTTAGGTAAAAAAATAGTTAGTGATGAAGCGCATTATTTTTATCCTTTTTCAATAAATCCAAAGGCCTATGAAGCTTTTGTTAGTATGGGTGTAACTGAGGGGTATACTGAAAATGATTATAAAAAATTTAAAGAAGTTGCTCTAGTGAGTGCGACTGCGTTTAATACAAATTCAAAAATCGGATGTGAAAATGAATTTGCAATATTTATTGAAACAAATGAAGAAGTATATTTACCAGATTTAACTCAATATATAGCATTTAAAAAGAAAGAAAATGAAAATGATTTAATTTCTTTAAATATGATTGACTTAATGATTGACTTAGCAGAAGAAATTAATAGTATAGAAATATATTATAATCCATATAAAACAGAAATAAAGCCTTCCAAAGAGAAAATAGCATCAAAATTAGATAAAGTAAAGTTTATAAATATATTTACAAGAAAAGAGGTATAA
- the cas5b gene encoding type I-B CRISPR-associated protein Cas5: MEVLKFNLSGRTAFFKKPDVNSIVCFTYGNIHKVALMGILGACLGLKGYNQQTKDDEYPEFYSELENIKISIVPKNEFGYIDKKIQRFNNSVGYASKEEGGNLIVKEQWLENPNWDIYIQLEDTDICRDLKNRFLSNKFVYIPYLGKNDHIANISGIELISDAYKSESVDKIDSFFTREDFEFEKYDFDDDDDDYEEPFKYQEKLPCKLDRITNQYILETIIFTNMPVKLLSKKDVYKVRDMNLIFI; encoded by the coding sequence ATGGAAGTCTTAAAATTTAACCTAAGTGGGAGAACTGCATTTTTTAAAAAGCCAGATGTAAATAGTATAGTTTGTTTTACTTATGGAAATATACATAAAGTCGCACTTATGGGAATTTTGGGAGCTTGCTTGGGACTTAAGGGATATAATCAACAGACTAAAGATGACGAATATCCTGAATTCTACTCTGAACTTGAGAATATAAAAATATCGATAGTTCCAAAAAATGAATTTGGATATATAGATAAAAAGATTCAGAGATTTAATAATTCTGTAGGATATGCTTCAAAAGAAGAAGGGGGAAATCTAATAGTAAAAGAGCAATGGCTTGAAAATCCTAATTGGGATATATATATACAATTAGAAGATACAGATATTTGTAGAGATTTGAAAAATAGATTTTTATCTAATAAATTTGTTTACATACCTTATTTAGGAAAAAACGACCATATAGCAAATATAAGTGGAATTGAACTAATTAGTGATGCTTATAAATCAGAAAGTGTTGATAAAATAGATAGTTTTTTTACAAGGGAAGATTTTGAATTTGAGAAATATGATTTTGATGATGATGACGATGATTATGAAGAACCTTTTAAGTATCAAGAGAAGCTTCCTTGTAAGTTAGATAGAATAACTAATCAATATATTTTAGAAACCATAATATTTACTAATATGCCAGTTAAATTGCTTAGTAAAAAAGATGTATATAAAGTAAGGGATATGAATTTAATATTTATTTAA